From the Polaribacter huanghezhanensis genome, the window GTAAGCCGAAGCCGAGCTACCAACACTTTCTGCCAATGCAACCGATGCTCCTCCATGTAAAATTCCATAAGGTTGATGTACTATAGAATTTACAGGCATTGATGCTACTAAATAATCCTCACCAATATCAGTAAAACGAATTGCTAAAGTTTCCATTAATGTGTTTTCACACATTTTATTAAATCTATTTAAGATTGCTTCTTTGTCTAACATTCTAATGAATTTAATGGTAAAAATACATATAATTTATTGTATTTTTGTTGCCGTTACTACAAGATAATTTCAATGTATAAAGTACGCATCATATTAGATACCAAAAAAGATGTAATTAGAACAATTACGGTTAATAATACTATTAACTTAGAAGAATTACATTTTTTAATTGCAAAATCTTTTGGATTTAATGGTCAAGAAATGGCTTCTTTTTACAGAACCGATGACGAATGGAATCAAGGAGAAGAAATTCCGTTGTTTAACATGTCTGAGTTTGGCGACGAAATCTCTATGAGTTCTTGTCTCTTAAATGAAACATTACCTAATGTTTATGATAAGTTGATTTATGTGTACGATTTCTTTAGCATGTGGACTTTCTATGTAGAAGTTATTGCAATTTCAAAAAAAGAAATAGACGGAACTAAAATTATTATGTCTGTTGGAGAGATACCTGATGAAGCTCCAGAAAAAGAATTTGTTGCAGAAAAATCGGACGATGAATTTTCTGATGACGAATTTGATTCTTTTGAAGATTACGATTTTGATAATTATTAAACGATCCTTTTTTCTTCTTTTTAAAAATCTACAAATAATAGTAACATTTCCGTAACTTGTTCGTCGTATAACCATAATCGACTAAAACAATTTCTTTGGAAACAATCTTATCTCTTAAAAATTTAGACAAAAAATTTGGTCCTGTACATGCTGTAAACAATCTTTCTTTCGATATTCAAAAAGGAAATGTCTACGGAATTTTAGGTCCAAACGGAAGTGGAAAATCTACCACTTTAGGAATCATATTAAATGTTGTAAACAGAACTTCGGGTGAATTTAGCTGGTTTGATGGCAAATTATCTACACACGAAGCCTTGAAAAAAGTGGGAGCTATTATTGAGCGACCAAACTTTTACCCATACATGACAGCAACTCAAAATTTAAAATTGATTTGTAAAATTAAAGGTGTTTCGTATGACAATATTGATGAAAAATTAAAAACTGTTAATCTGTACGAACGTAGAGATAGTAAGTTTAGAACATTTTCTTTAGGAATGAAACAGCGTTTGGCAATT encodes:
- a CDS encoding IS1096 element passenger TnpR family protein, with the translated sequence MYKVRIILDTKKDVIRTITVNNTINLEELHFLIAKSFGFNGQEMASFYRTDDEWNQGEEIPLFNMSEFGDEISMSSCLLNETLPNVYDKLIYVYDFFSMWTFYVEVIAISKKEIDGTKIIMSVGEIPDEAPEKEFVAEKSDDEFSDDEFDSFEDYDFDNY
- a CDS encoding PaaI family thioesterase, whose amino-acid sequence is MLDKEAILNRFNKMCENTLMETLAIRFTDIGEDYLVASMPVNSIVHQPYGILHGGASVALAESVGSSASAYFVDTNKYLVKGIEISANHLKSVKDGVVTATAKMIHKGRTTHLWEIRIVNEKNELVSLCKLTNIILEKK